GAGACACCGAGCTCTCCAGCGGCCTCGACCGCCGCTCGCCACAACGTCTCTGGAATGCGGGTGCCTCGTTTCCGACTCTGGCGCCAGCGCTCGAACTGGCTCTCAACGTCACTCAGGATGTCGCGGGTAGGGCGGGGCGATCCTTGCTTCATCGGCTGTCCTCCGTCGGTGGATGGTTAGAGACCACCAACGGTAGCGGCAGCCTCAGCGGCGGTCACGCACGCTTACCGGAAGGACACCATCGATCCGCCATCGACCCCAGAGCCGAAGGTCACCCGTAGCGACGTCGAGCGAAGCCGTCCCCGCGGTCGCCGGGTCGTCGCCTGATCTTCGCCATCGGCCAGGCCGTCAGGCTTGGCTTTCTTGGGGCGCGAGCTCGGGGATGGTGCTCAGGAGCGAGCGCACGACCGGAATCGAGAGGCTATTGGCCACCAGGCGCCAGGCGTTCCCCCGTGGCAGATCCGGGGGTAGGCGGTAGCTGGCAGGAAAGCCGAGCAGCCTCAGGATCTCGGCGGGCGAGAACCGGCGAATTCCGCAGCCGGCGGCGAGGTAGGAGCCGCTGCGGACCACCGAACGGCCATAAGCCGAGGTGAAACAGCTGGTCACCGCGGCAGGATCGCCGGCGTCCACGACGTCGAGCGCGCCGCGATAGCGCTCGCTCAGGCCGGGCTCGACGTCGAGCGCCGGAGCGGGAACCGGATCCAGATAACGGCGAAGCTCCGCGCCGGCCGGCTCCGGCGGTGGTAGAGGCAGCAGCCGACCGCGGGCCGCGATCAGATAATACCTTTGCCGCCGATTGGGAACGCCAAAGTCCGTCGGGCACAGGGTGTGCTCGGCGACGCTGCCGTAGCCGGCGCGCTCGAGAGTCGAGAGCAACCGGTGGTGGCCGCGCGACCCTTCGAAGCCGGGGACGTTCTCGAAGCCGA
This genomic window from bacterium contains:
- a CDS encoding DNA methyltransferase is translated as AAIDVNQVALTVYRHNLPHPTVSALVESVPIDRLRRWNADLWWLSPPCQPFTRRGLKRDLDDPRAETLLAVLERIAEVRPTYVGFENVPGFEGSRGHHRLLSTLERAGYGSVAEHTLCPTDFGVPNRRQRYYLIAARGRLLPLPPPEPAGAELRRYLDPVPAPALDVEPGLSERYRGALDVVDAGDPAAVTSCFTSAYGRSVVRSGSYLAAGCGIRRFSPAEILRLLGFPASYRLPPDLPRGNAWRLVANSLSIPVVRSLLSTIPELAPQESQA